In Truepera sp., the sequence CCATCACCGGCGACTTCAACAAACTCGTACTCTCCACCACACCAGCCACCACCCTCCAAGACCTCCCAACCAACCCAACAGGAACCACCAACGTCACCATCCCCAGCAACACGCCCGACATAACCTACACACTCACCGCCACCCACACCCAACTACCCGGCATACCAACCACCGCATCCACCCCCAACATCACCATACCCCTCTGGGTATGCACCAACCCAACCGACGAAATCACCTTCGCCGACCCCTCACTCGAGGCGCAGTACCGCCTGATGCCTGAAATACCGGACACGGGCCCCCTCACCTGCGCAGACGCAAAAGGCATCTACCACTGGGAAGTAGAAGGCTGGGAAGACGTACCGGGTGACGTCGCGTCACTAGTCGGCATCCAACACCTCACGAACCTCGAATGGTTCCGAGCACAATTCAACGAGATCTCCGACCTGACCCCACTCGCCAACCTCACCCACCTCATGCACCTCGACCTCGACGGCAACCGCGTCACCGACGTAGCGCCTCTCGCCGACTTGACGTTGCTGGATTACCTGGGTCTCTGGGACAACGGCGCCGTCCGGTTCGACGAAGCCACCCTACCGGCCGACGTTGACGAGTATTGCCGCGACGGCATCACCGACATCAGCCCGCTCGCCAATCTGGTCAACCTCGAAACGCTCTACCTCAGCTGTAACAACATCGAGGACATATCGGCGCTGACGAACATGTCGCAACTCGACATTCTCTACTTGATCAGCAACCGGATAACGGACATCGCCCCGCTCGCGGGTAAGCCCAACCTAAGAGTGCTCAGGCTGAGCGACAACCTCGTCGGAAGCGACAGCGGCGTGTTCGCCGGCATGACGGACCTGCAATGGCTCCAAATCGCCTACAACCGCCTCCTCGACCCGAGCCTCACCGGACTCCAAGGGCTCCAGAACCTCTACGCCATCGATCTAGAGGGCAACTACTTCAGCGACCTCTCCCCCCTGATCAACAACACGGACTTCCCCGCCCCTCCCCCCGCCACGTTGGAACCGCAAGAGCCACTCGTGGCAACCGTTTCGATCGGCTACAACTGCATCGCCGATCCAGCGGCCGTAACGGCGGCCTTCGTGCTCAAGGGTGTCGCCGTCGTCGGTGGGCCACCAGACATCCAACGCGCACCAGGCAACTGCGCCGTCGGCCCGACGGGCACAGGCCTCGATTCGCTCCAGCAGCAGATGCTGCAGCAGTACCGTGAACGGATCCATACGCGCTGAATCATTCAGCTAGCTCGAGCTAGCAGCCAGAAGGCTCGGGAGGTGGGGCAGAACGCCGATTCCGGCGTCGCCCCACCTCCTTCTTACCTGCCACGGCTTTGCTCCAGCGTCCTCGCTTACGTCATCGCGGCGCATCGGTGCCAGTGATCTCGCGCATTGGCCGGTACCAGCGACCCAGTAAGCTGACAGACGACACCCTCGGTTCTAGCCGACAGTAGCCTCATAGAAGGGGGCAAGATCGATGCCTAAGAAGAGACTCGGCCTAGGAGTCCTGCTACTAGGATCCCTGATCCTACTAGCAGCCTGCACCACTCCACCAGTCACCAAGCCCANNNNNNNNNNNNNNNNNNNNNNNNNNNNNNNNNNNNNNNNNNNNNNNNNNNNNNNNNNNNNNNNNNNNNNNNNNNNNNNNNNNNNNNNNNNNNNNNNNNNNNNNNNNNNNNNNNNNNNNNNNNNNNNNNNNNNNNNNNNNNNNNNNNNNNNNNNNNNNNNNNNNNNNNNNNNNNNNNNNNNNNNNNNNNNNNNNNNNNNNNNNNNNNNNNNNNNNNNNNNNNNNNNNNNNNNNNNNNNNNNNNNNNNNNNNNNNNNNNNNNNNNNNNNNNNNNNNNNNNNNNNNNNNNNNNNNNNNNNNNNNNNNNNNNNNNNNNNNNNNNNNNNNNNNNNNNNNNNNNNNNNNNNNNNNNNNNNNNNNNNNNNNNNNNNNNNNNNNNNNNNNNNNNNNNNNNNNNNNNNNNNNNNNNNNNNNNNNNNNNNNNNNNNNNNNNNNNNNNNNNNNNNNNNNNNNNNNNNNNNNNNNNNNNNNNNNNNNNNNNNNNNNNNNNNNNNNNNNNNNNNNNNNNNNNNNNNNNNNNNNNNNNNNNNNNNNNNNNNNNNNNNNNNNNNNNNNNNNNNNNNNNNNNNNNNNNNNNNNNNNNNNNNNNNNNNNNNNNNNNNNNNNNNNNNNNNNNNNNNNNNNNNNNNNNNNNNNNNNNNNNNNNNNNNNNNNNNNNNNNNNNNNNNNNNNNNNNNNNNNNNNNNNNNNNNNNNNNNNNNNNNNNNNNNNNNNNNNNNNNNNNNNNNNNNNNNNNNNNNNNNNNNNNNNNNNNNNNNNNNNNNNNNNNNNNNNNNNNNNNNNNNNNNNNNNNNNNNNNNNNNNNNNNNNNNNNNNNNNNNNNNNNNNNNNNNNNNNNNNNNNNNNNNNNNNNNNNNNNNNNNNNNNNNNNNNNNNNNNNNNNNNNNNNNNNNNNNNNNNNNNNNNNNNNNNNNNNNNNNNNNNNNNNNNNNNNNNNNNNNNNNNNNNNNNNNNNNNNNNNNNNNNNNNNNNNNNNNNNNNNNNNNNNNNNNNNNNNNNNNNNNNNNNNNNNNNNNNNNNNNNNNNNNNNNNNNNNNNNNNNNNNNNNNNNNNNNNNNNNNNNNNNNNNNNNNNNNNNNNNNNNNNNNNNNNNNNNNNNNNNNNNNNNNNNNNNNNNNNNNNNNNNNNNNNNNNNNNNNNNNNNNNNNNNNNNNNNNNNNNNNNNNNNNNNNNNNNNNNNNNNNNNNNNNNNNNNNNNNNNNNNNNNNNNNNNNNNNNNNNNNNNNNNNNNNNNNNNNNNNNNNNNNNNNNNNNNNNNNNNNNNNNNNNNNNNNNNNNNNNNNNNNNNNNNNNNNNNNNNNNNNNNNNNNNNNNNNNNNNNNNNNNNNNNNNNNNNNNNNNNNNNNNNNNNNNNNNNNNNNNNNNNNNNNNNNNNNNNNNNNNNNNNNNNNNNNNNNNNNNNNNNNNNNNNNNNNNNNNNNNNNNNNNNNNNNNNNNNNNNNNNNNNNNNNNNNNNNNNNNNNNNNNNNNNNNNNNNNNNNNNNNNNNNNNNNNNNNNNNNNNNNNNNNNNNNNNNNNNNNNNNNNNNNNNNNNNNNNNNNNNNNNNNNNNNNNNNNNNNNNNNNNNNNNNNNNNNNNNNNNNNNNNNNNNNNNNNNNNNNNNNNNNNNNNNNNNNNNNNNNNNNNNNNNNNNNNNNNNNNNNNNNNNNNNNNNNNNNNNNNNNNNNNNNNNNNNNNNNNNNNNNNNNNNNNNNNNNNNNNNNNNNNNNNNNNNNNNNNNNNNNNNNNNNNNNNNNNNNNNNNNNNNNNNNNNNNNNNNNNNNNNNNNNNNNNNNNNNNNNNNNNNNNNNNNNNNNNNNNNNNNACGGCGGCTCTCACACTCAAAGGCCTCACCGTCGAAGGCGCACCACCAGACATCCAACGCACACCGGGAGACTGCGCCGCCGGCCCAACGAGCACAGGCTTAGACCTCGACCCCCTGCAACGACAGATGTTGCAAAACTACCGTGACCGCGTTCACACCCACTAGGTCCCGCACTCAGCTAGCCTGAACCGGCGGCCAAGCGATCAAGGAGGTGGGGTACGGCGCCCACGCAGGCGCCACCCCACCCCTTCTTTGCAAAGACCCTAGTGCCTACTGGCCACGAACCGGCGCGACAAGCGCCTGGTGGAGAGATTACGAGTGGTTGACAAGTCAGGGCGCCAACCGATGGTCGCCACTTCTTTCTTGAAGCGCGCGTTCGATGTCGTCGTGGCGACCATCGCACTGGTGGTGTTCTCGCCCGTGCTGTTGGTCGTGGCCATGCTCGTGCGGCGGCGCATCGGCTCACCGGTCCTGTTCCGGCAAACCCGGCCAGGCCTGAACGGCAAGCCCTTCGAGATCCTAAAGTTCCGGACCATGACCAACGAGACCGACGGCTATGGCCAACTCTTGCCCGACGAGGACCGCCTGCCGCGTTTCGGAAGTCTGCTCAGAAGCACGAGCCTCGACGAGCTTCCGGAACTCATAAACGTCATCCGCGGTGAGATGAGCCTGGTCGGCCCGCGCCCACTGGTGATGCGCTACTTGCCCCGCTACACGCCGGAACAGGCCCGCCGACACCTTGCGCGGCCCGGCATCACCGGCCTGGCTCAGGTGCGCGGCCGCAACGCGCTCTCTTGGGAGGAGCGGTTCGCGCTCGACGTGGACTACGTGGACGAATGGTCCTTCTGGCTCGACCTTCGAATCCTAGTGTGGACCGTCGGGGCCGTAATCAAGCGCGAGGGCATCAGCACGGAGGGCCACGCAACCGCACCCGAGTTCATGGGCACCGAAGACAGCGCTGGCAAGGAGTGAGGTCGCGTGCGTCGCGCCTACCGCCTTGCGCGGTGGTAGACCGACTCGATACCTGAGCCGCCACCAAACCTCTGGTGTCGAGTCATCGCCCCCGCCTCGCCCCTGCCTCACCGCCGCCTCGTCGCCCCCGCCTCATCGATGCGCGGGGCCATTTACGTCGAACACGGGTGTTAGGGCCTGCCGGGTGCCCTTGCCCCTTGCGCATTGCACACGAGTCCTTCGACCTACGTCACTTCCAGCGCCTCGAGCATGATGGCGTTGACCAGGTGGACGTCGAAGCGCTCCTCGGCAGCTCGCCTGGCTTCGCGACCCTCGCGAACGATGCGCTCCGGATCGCCGGCGTAGCCGATCATGGCCTTGGCCAACGAAGCGGCGTCGCGAGCCGGAACCAGCTCGCCGAACCGCCCCTCCTCCACCACTTCGCGGCAGCCCGGTACGTCCGTGACGACCAAGGTGCGGCCGCTCGCCAGGGCTTCCAGCGCGGCACGCGGCAAGCCCTCCCGATACGACGGCAGGACGAAGACGCTCGCTTCACGTAGTAGCGGACGTACATCCGCCACGTGACCATGAAGCACCACGTCACCGTTCGCCTCATGCTCGCGCAGGACGTTCTCGTCGACCGGCTCCGGGTTCTCGTCCACTGCGCCGGCCAAGTGAACCTCGGCATTCGGGTACTCCAACCGCAATAGCCTCGCGGCCTCGGCGAGTTCCATGACTCCTTTGGAGCGGAGCAGTCTGCCCACGAACAGGAACCTCACGGGATCGACCGGTGCTTCGGAGGCCGAGAACATGGCCAGGTCGACACCTGAGCCCGGTACCACCCACGCCTGTTGCTCGCTCACGACAGAAAGCTTCCGCATGTGGCGCATGTCGTCTTCGTTGTGGAAGATGACGGCTCGGCAACGGGCGAAGAGGATCCGGTACGCGAGCACCTGGCTGAAACGCACGAGGCTGCGCCGGAACGACCTCGAACCATCGTCCACGAACGCATACCCGAGGCCAGGAAGCATGGCGTAGCGCCTTCTGATGCCAAGTAGCCAGGCAGCCGTGATTCCAACGACGATCGGTTTGGCCCCGTGAGCGAAGACTGCCGCGGGCTCGACGCTCCGGAACCACCTGACCATCTGCCTGACGCTCTTGGCGTCTTGAAGCGGGTTCGTTCCGGTTCGGCTGAGGTTGGCGCGGTAGTGTTCCGCGCCCAGCCCTTCGATGGCGCCGATCAAGGCCGCGTCCTCGTCTGGTGAAACGGCGATCACGCGGTAGCCGGCTTGCACCAACCGCCGCACCAGTTCACCTCGGAAGAAGACCAGGTCGCCGATGCCGGCGCCCACGATCACGAACGTCGGGCGCGCGTCGCCGGACGTCTCGCTGGTTTCTGGTGTCCTGGCACTCGAGCGCGTCAAAGGGCCGCCTTGTGGTCGTCCTTGTCGGTTCTGTAAGCCGGTCGCGGCTCCGCCGACTTGGGCCCGGCCCCTCGCGCCGGCGCACCGACGTTGAAGTGAGCCTGCCTTGCAAGGTAGTCGACCTCGGCCATGGAGTACGCCTCGAATCCGTGCGTCAACCGAAGCTCCTCGCGTAACTCCAACAGACTGCGCAGGCGGCTCAAGTTCTCATCCGGCCTGGCGCCGAAGTTGTGCGGATGCCACCACAGGTGAAAGAGCGTCCCCGTGCGCGCAGCCTTGCGCATTGCGTTGGCCAGGCGGTTGAACCGGAGCCCCTCCAAGCGCGCGAGGCGCGACGACACCGGCCGCAGGAAGCGGCTTTCACGAACGTCGACAAGGCCGTTGGCATCTGGTGCGGTCGTTGCCCATGGAACTTGGGTAGCGCCATAAATCGGAGCGTACGAGTCCAGCATCCTTAAGCCGCGCACCACGACGTTGCGGGTAGCAGCCAAGGGAGGGCTGTTCAACCAGTTGGCCTCGTTGGATCTGTAAGCGGTGAACCCCGCCGCGGCGATGGCAGGTAGGTAGTCGACGCGGTTCTGGCGGCGCGGCACCACCAGCGACTTCAGGGCATAGCCATGCGCCCGTCCTATGGCCTGGGCGGCGCGAAGGTCGGCCGCGAACTCGGCGATCGACTGGCCTTCCGCAAGGCAGTAGTAGTGCGAGAACGTATGGCTGGCGATCTCCTGCCCGGGAGCGCTAGCGATGAGCTGGATGAGGCTGGGCGCGAAGTGTAGGGGGTCGTCCTTCTCACCCCTGCCGACCTGGATCCGGTAGGGGTCCAGAGCCGGGTTGCGGTAGGCGGGTTTCGACTCTGGAGCGTAATGTTCGAGTTCCTCGCGTGAATGCGCGAACAGGTACCCCACGGTCGCCCAGGTAGCGTGCACGTCGAACTCCACGAAGAGATCGAGCAGGCGGGGAACTACGTCGCGAGCTCCCAGAAGGTTCCCGCGATAGGCGCCTTCAGAACCGGCCGAGTCGTGAACGCCCCACGCTAGCTCGAAATCCAGGGACACGACCAAAGCACCGTTAGGTTGGTCATGCCGAATTCCCGGCTCGGCCGTGGTTACTTTCAAGGTCGGCGTCTGACCCGCGTCCTCTACGTCCAACATTGCGGACATCGCACCATTACACCACTTTGAGGTGCCCCTCCCACTTGCGCCAACACATCATTTGGCCCCGGCCGAGGCTGAGTCCTCGAGCACGCGCCAAGCACCCGGCGCACGGACCCGGGCCGCTCTCGGGTCTGGGACAGCTCAATACTCCACGCTCCCCACACCCCAACCACACCCGGTCCACACCAGCCGCACGCGTGCGTCGCCCGAAGCGCTCTGGCGCGTACCCGTGAGGATCTCCCTCACGCTGCCGGAGTAGTTGACGGTGACGTTCGCCACGTTGCCACTCAGCTGCACCCGCGTTATCGAGTAGCTGTAGCGGAGGTCGGTGTAGACGCTGCCGTAGGTGGCCCGGGCGCTGAGGATCCAGTCGTTGACGGTCGCCTCGATGACCGCGGGAATCTGGGCGCGGTCCGGACCATCCGGGGTGGTGCAGGCGGCCCCGCCGCCCGGCGCGGAGCCGCGGTCGAGGCGGGCGGACGCCTCACTGGGCGCGAGCTCCACGGGGAACACGTAGCTGATCCCGACGGCGAGGTGCGGCACCCAGGCGCGCTGGTCTAGCTGGGGAACGTTCGCCACGCCCCCCTCGAGGTCGAGGCGCAGGTCCTTGCCGAGGGGCACGTGGGTGCCCAGGGCGAAGTGATAACTGGCGTTCGAGCCGTAGATGCCGCCGCCCACGCCGATGTAGAGGGGGATGGGCACCGGGATGGGCGGGTAGGCGCGGAGCTGAGCGCCCACGTAGGCGCCGGCCGGCGTCCAACTGCCCTTGAGTTGCGCGCCGACGAACTGCGCCTGCAATGACACCGCGAGGGCGACGGTCTGATATGACGGGAAGCCCGCCGAGATGCCGACCGCGAACAGGGCGGGCGCGCCCTCGCCGCCGAGTTCGTTCTCCACGGTCACCAGCGGCGCCTCGGCCTCGCTTGGGGTAACCCCTTGAGCGGTGGCTGCGAAAGCGAACGCCAGTAGCACCGAGGCCATCAGCTTGCGGCCGAGGCCTAATCCCCGGCGCTTACGGCTCTCCCCCACACGAACCAATTGCTCCATCCTCCGACGGTAACAGACCCTGGCCGCCGGGTGTGGCCGGTGCCCCTACGCGAGTCGTACGACCCTCACACGGGTCCTCCTCCCAAGGCTGCGAGTGGCATGTGGTTCGCACGCGGCATGTGGCCCGAGCCCGCTCCGTTCAACGCTCCCTCCCGCCGCGGCGTCTCCGCCCAACTCCGCCGCCCCAGGGCTCCATTCACCACTGTCGCCCCAGCGGCTTCGCTCACCGCACCCGCCCCAGCCGGTTCGCTCACCGCACCCGCCCCAGCGGATGCGCGTCTATCACCCCCACTGCCTCCATGAACGCGTGCATGGTGGTCGGCCCCACGAACGCGAAGCCCTTGGCACGCAGCTCCTTGGCGAGGGCCGTGGACTCGGGCGAGGGACCGCCGGCGCGCGCAGCCGCCATGGCGGCGGGGCCGTGGGGTTCGAACGACCAGACGAGCCGCGCCAGGCCGCCGGCCGGCCGCAACTCCAACGTCGCGCGCGCGTTCTGGATCGTCGACTCGATCTTGCGGCGGTTACGGACGATGCCCTCGTCTTGCATGAGCACCTCGACCTCGGCAGGGCCGAAGCGGGCAACGGCCTCCGGGTCGAACCCCTCGAACGCCGCTCTGAACGCCTCGCGCTTGCGCAGCACGGTGCTCCACGACAGGCCCGCCTGGAAGACTTCGAGGCTGAGGGCTTCGAAGAGCTCGCGCTCACCCCTCACGGGTACGCCCCATTCCGAGTCGAAGTAGGCGCGCATGAGCGGGTCGGACGCTGCCCAGGCGGGACGGGCGCCGCCATCCTCGGCCAGGGCCGTGCCCTTGGGTGGAGCGGCCACCGTGCTTGTGGGTGGAGCGGTCTTGGTGGGCATTCTGGGGCCTCCGGCGCAGGGGAGTGGGGGATCGAAGTGAGGTCAGGTTAGCGGCCCGGGGCGCTCAGCGCATCGGCCAAAGGCCCACGGGCTCTAGGCAAAACATGAGAATTACGGGGCTTCCGCTCATCTGCCGTTGCGGGAACGCTCATCCTCGGCCTATCTTGGCCCCAGTGCACCAAAGAGGTAGGCGGCGGGCGAGGCTCCGCGCACGCGCCGCGCCGGCAACCCGCAGGTGCCCAAAGGCGCCCGCATGGGTGCGTGAAGAGGAGGTCGACGAGGTACCAGCGCAAAGACGGCGTCGCCTTGAGAGCATCTTGTTCCGACTTCCTCACGATCCCTCCCACGAAATGCGCTAGGTGCGGCCCGACCAAGTCCTGTGCCCGTGCGTCAGCCCGGGGCCCGTGGGTCGACCACGGGGAGGAAGGAGCATTCGGAGGCGATGAACCCGTTCTACAAGCTGGATCCTTTCGGGAGGCGCATCTCGCGCAGGTCGTTCATGAAGTTCATGGGCGTGGCCGCCGCCGCGGCCGCGGCCGGACCCTCCATCCTCAGGGCTCAAGGGCAGTCGGGAACGCTGCGCATCCTCCAGTGGAGCCACTTCGTGCCGAGTTACGACACGTGGTTCGATGCCTACGCCAAGGAGTGGGGCGCCGCCAACGGCGTCAACGTCGTCGTCGACCACATCAACCTGGCCGACCTTTCCACCACGGTGGCGGCGGAAATCTCGGCCGGTAGCGGTCACGACCTCATCGAGATCGTCGGCGCCGAGGCCGGGCAGTTCGAACCGAGCCTCCTCGACCTCACCGACGTCAATCAGGAAGCCAGCAGCCGCCTCGGCGGGGAACTGGACCTCTCCAAGCACTACTCGTATAACCCCGTCACCGACAAGTACTTCGGGGTCTGCATCGGCTGGACCATCGACCCCGCGAACTACCGCGGCAGCCTGTGGGAGAAGGCGGGCATGCCGGCAGGCCCGACCACCTGGGAAGACCTGGTGACGATCGGCGGCAAGATCCGCGACGAACAGGGCGTGCAGCTCGGGATCGGCTTGGCGCAGGAGCTCGACTCCAACATGGCGCACCGCGCCATCCTCTACTCGTTCGACAGCATGTTGCAAGACGAGAACAGCAACATCGTGATCGACCAGGGTGACGTGTTCACGAACGCCGTGGCGGCCGTCAACTACATGAAACGGCTGTACGAGGCGGCAATGACGCCCGAGGTCTTCGCGTGGAACGCGGCCTCGAACAACCAGGCGCTCATCGCTGGCCGCGCTTCTTACATCCTGAACTCCATCTCGGCCTACCGCTCGGCGCAGGCGGACGTGCCGGACATCGCCAAGGACGTCTTCTTCGGACCCGCCCTGCACGGCCCGAACGGCAGCGCCTGGAGCAACGCGCACGTCATCTACAACTACATCGTGCCGCAGCACTCCAAGAACGTCGACGCCGCCAAGCAGTTCATCGTCGACCTCGCCGAGAACTACGACCAGGCCATGTACGCCAGCAAGCTCTACAACTCGCCCAGCTTCTTCAACTCGCCCATCACGGGCAACGGCGACTACCCGGCGGTGGCGGGCGCCAAGACGTTCGCCGATCTGCACGAGGCGTGGTTCGACGACGACCCGTTCCGCCTCGAGGGCGAGGCCAAGGGCAAGCTCAAGCCGCTCAAGAACGCCGTCGAATGGACGACCAACGTGGGCCGGCCCGGTTACACCAGCCCCGCCGTGGCCGAGGTGTTCAACACGTTCGTCATCCCCAACATGTTCGCGCGCGCCGTTCGCGGCGACCAGAGCACCGAGGACTCCATCCGCACCGCCGCGGGAGAGGCACGCAAGATCTTCGACGCCTGGCGCGCTCGGGGGCTGATCTGACCTTGAACACTCGTCCCTGCCCCCGGGCGGACTGACGTGGCGACCCTCGAGGTCAAGGCGCTACACACGCACTTCGGTAGCGTGCACGCCGTCGACGGGGTGGACCTCGCGGTGAAAGACGGCGAGTTCCTCGTCCTGCTGGGCGCCTCCGGGTCGGGAAAGACGACCCTCATGCGCACCATCGCGGGGCTCGAGAAGCTCACGTCGGGCGACGTGCTGATCGGGGGGCAGGTCGTCAATGACCTGCCCCCCAACGCGCGCAACATCGCCATGGTGTTCCAGAGTTACGCCCTCTACCCGCACAAGACCGTCGGCAAGAACATCTCCTTCCCGCTCGAGGCGGTCGGGATGAAGCGCCCGGCCATCCAACAGAAGGTGGAGTGGGCGGCGGGCCTCTTCGGCATCGGCCACCTGCTGCAGCGCAAGCCCCGCATGCTTTCGGGCGGCGAGCGGCAGCGTGTGGCACTCGCCCGCGCCCTCGTGCGCGAACCGAACCTCTTCCTGCTCGACGAGCCCCTCTCCAACCTCGACGCCAAGCTGCGCCACTTAGCGAGGCACGAGCTCAAGAAGCTCCACCAGCGCGTGGGGATAACCACCATCTACGTCACGCACGACCAGGTCGAGGCCATGGGCCTGGGCGAGCGCGTGGCGGTCATGAACCACGGCAAGATAGAGCAGATCGGCACCCCGAGCGACATCTACCGCGAACCCGGCAACACGTTCGTGGCGCGCTTCATGGGCTCGCCGGCCATGAACCTGATACGCGTGGGCAGCGAGGTGATCGGCTTTCACCCCGAGAACTTCCTGCCCGCCAAGGAGTTCGGGGCCGACGCGGGCGCGAGGCGCTTCAAGTTCTACGTCACGGGGCTGGAGGACTTAGGTGCCGACATCCTGCTTTACGGCCTGGTGCCCAACGCGGAGGAGGTGCCGCAGGAGCTAGGCGAACACGCGGCTCCCGCGCCGGTCACCCTCCCCGAGGGCCCGCGGGGCGCCAACGTGATCGCCAAACTGCCCGCGCGCCTCGCCGGGCACATCGAGGTGGGCGTGCAGCACGACTTCTTCGTGCAACCCGGGCTGGTCAAGTCGTTCGACCCGGTCAGCGGTCACCGCGTAGACGCCGCCACCGCCGCATGAGCGCCCACAACCCGCAGCGGCGCGACGTCTACCTCGCGGTGGGCATGATCGCTCCGGCCGTCTTGTTCATCGTGCTCCTCGTTGGAGTGCCGTTCGGGCTGGCCATCTACTACAGCCTCCACGACGTCACCACCGGCGGCACCGTGCCGCGCTGGGTGGGCCTGGGCAACTTCCAGGAGTTGCTATCCGACCGCAACTTCATAACTGCGCTCAAGAACACGCTCGTGTTCACGTTCGGCACGCTCATCACGGTCCTGATCCTCGCGACCGTCCAGGCCGAGCTCCTCATGCGCAAGTTCCGCGGCAAGTGGGTGGTCAGGTTCCTGCTGCTCCTGCCGTGGACCGCGCCCGTGGCGCTCGGGCTCATCGGCTGGTTATGGATGTACGACTCGGTCTTCAGCCCCATCGACTGGCTCCTGCGCCAGGTCGGCCTCCTCGGCCACCCGGGCGCCCTCCTCGGCTCGCTACCCAACCTCTACTGGCTGGGTGACAAGCACCTGGCCATGCCGGCGGTGGTGATCGTGAACGTGTGGCGGCTCCTGCCGCTGGCCACGGTCATCGTGCTGGCGGGCCTCAACTCCATCCCCAGCGACGTGATCGAGCAGGCGCGCATCGACCGCGCCGGGTACATGCGGCGGCTCTTCGACATCACGCTGCCCATGCTCTCGCCCATCCTGCTCATCGCCATCTTGTTCACGTTCGTCTTCA encodes:
- a CDS encoding leucine-rich repeat domain-containing protein, with protein sequence MPKKRLGLGVLLLGSLILLAACTTPPVTKPKAFSFTDITAAEPGAIITSATVTIDGITGPAPAKVTTGGTLIINGLAKGTSTTVLNGSKLAVRVTASNTYGATVSVTVDVGGQKATFKVTTRAAHTTPGELTFPPITDAEPGATVTSNAAIVSEIEVPTTITVTGDGNPTLLINDTPSGTSATVEAGDQVKVQLTASDDFGTETVATITLEGVAPTNFTVTTRAAIPAAITLTTTPPNITQATPNQTIQLAWTITGDFNKLVLSTTPATTLQDLPTNPTGTTNVTIPSNTPDITYTLTATHTQLPGIPTTASTPNITIPLWVCTNPTDEITFADPSLEAQYRLMPEIPDTGPLTCADAKGIYHWEVEGWEDVPGDVASLVGIQHLTNLEWFRAQFNEISDLTPLANLTHLMHLDLDGNRVTDVAPLADLTLLDYLGLWDNGAVRFDEATLPADVDEYCRDGITDISPLANLVNLETLYLSCNNIEDISALTNMSQLDILYLISNRITDIAPLAGKPNLRVLRLSDNLVGSDSGVFAGMTDLQWLQIAYNRLLDPSLTGLQGLQNLYAIDLEGNYFSDLSPLINNTDFPAPPPATLEPQEPLVATVSIGYNCIADPAAVTAAFVLKGVAVVGGPPDIQRAPGNCAVGPTGTGLDSLQQQMLQQYRERIHTR
- a CDS encoding sugar transferase, with product MVDKSGRQPMVATSFLKRAFDVVVATIALVVFSPVLLVVAMLVRRRIGSPVLFRQTRPGLNGKPFEILKFRTMTNETDGYGQLLPDEDRLPRFGSLLRSTSLDELPELINVIRGEMSLVGPRPLVMRYLPRYTPEQARRHLARPGITGLAQVRGRNALSWEERFALDVDYVDEWSFWLDLRILVWTVGAVIKREGISTEGHATAPEFMGTEDSAGKE
- a CDS encoding glycosyltransferase family 4 protein; protein product: MTRSSARTPETSETSGDARPTFVIVGAGIGDLVFFRGELVRRLVQAGYRVIAVSPDEDAALIGAIEGLGAEHYRANLSRTGTNPLQDAKSVRQMVRWFRSVEPAAVFAHGAKPIVVGITAAWLLGIRRRYAMLPGLGYAFVDDGSRSFRRSLVRFSQVLAYRILFARCRAVIFHNEDDMRHMRKLSVVSEQQAWVVPGSGVDLAMFSASEAPVDPVRFLFVGRLLRSKGVMELAEAARLLRLEYPNAEVHLAGAVDENPEPVDENVLREHEANGDVVLHGHVADVRPLLREASVFVLPSYREGLPRAALEALASGRTLVVTDVPGCREVVEEGRFGELVPARDAASLAKAMIGYAGDPERIVREGREARRAAEERFDVHLVNAIMLEALEVT
- a CDS encoding polysaccharide deacetylase family protein: MSAMLDVEDAGQTPTLKVTTAEPGIRHDQPNGALVVSLDFELAWGVHDSAGSEGAYRGNLLGARDVVPRLLDLFVEFDVHATWATVGYLFAHSREELEHYAPESKPAYRNPALDPYRIQVGRGEKDDPLHFAPSLIQLIASAPGQEIASHTFSHYYCLAEGQSIAEFAADLRAAQAIGRAHGYALKSLVVPRRQNRVDYLPAIAAAGFTAYRSNEANWLNSPPLAATRNVVVRGLRMLDSYAPIYGATQVPWATTAPDANGLVDVRESRFLRPVSSRLARLEGLRFNRLANAMRKAARTGTLFHLWWHPHNFGARPDENLSRLRSLLELREELRLTHGFEAYSMAEVDYLARQAHFNVGAPARGAGPKSAEPRPAYRTDKDDHKAAL
- a CDS encoding DNA-3-methyladenine glycosylase I, coding for MPTKTAPPTSTVAAPPKGTALAEDGGARPAWAASDPLMRAYFDSEWGVPVRGERELFEALSLEVFQAGLSWSTVLRKREAFRAAFEGFDPEAVARFGPAEVEVLMQDEGIVRNRRKIESTIQNARATLELRPAGGLARLVWSFEPHGPAAMAAARAGGPSPESTALAKELRAKGFAFVGPTTMHAFMEAVGVIDAHPLGRVR
- a CDS encoding ABC transporter substrate-binding protein, with translation MNPFYKLDPFGRRISRRSFMKFMGVAAAAAAAGPSILRAQGQSGTLRILQWSHFVPSYDTWFDAYAKEWGAANGVNVVVDHINLADLSTTVAAEISAGSGHDLIEIVGAEAGQFEPSLLDLTDVNQEASSRLGGELDLSKHYSYNPVTDKYFGVCIGWTIDPANYRGSLWEKAGMPAGPTTWEDLVTIGGKIRDEQGVQLGIGLAQELDSNMAHRAILYSFDSMLQDENSNIVIDQGDVFTNAVAAVNYMKRLYEAAMTPEVFAWNAASNNQALIAGRASYILNSISAYRSAQADVPDIAKDVFFGPALHGPNGSAWSNAHVIYNYIVPQHSKNVDAAKQFIVDLAENYDQAMYASKLYNSPSFFNSPITGNGDYPAVAGAKTFADLHEAWFDDDPFRLEGEAKGKLKPLKNAVEWTTNVGRPGYTSPAVAEVFNTFVIPNMFARAVRGDQSTEDSIRTAAGEARKIFDAWRARGLI
- a CDS encoding ABC transporter ATP-binding protein, whose translation is MATLEVKALHTHFGSVHAVDGVDLAVKDGEFLVLLGASGSGKTTLMRTIAGLEKLTSGDVLIGGQVVNDLPPNARNIAMVFQSYALYPHKTVGKNISFPLEAVGMKRPAIQQKVEWAAGLFGIGHLLQRKPRMLSGGERQRVALARALVREPNLFLLDEPLSNLDAKLRHLARHELKKLHQRVGITTIYVTHDQVEAMGLGERVAVMNHGKIEQIGTPSDIYREPGNTFVARFMGSPAMNLIRVGSEVIGFHPENFLPAKEFGADAGARRFKFYVTGLEDLGADILLYGLVPNAEEVPQELGEHAAPAPVTLPEGPRGANVIAKLPARLAGHIEVGVQHDFFVQPGLVKSFDPVSGHRVDAATAA
- a CDS encoding sugar ABC transporter permease codes for the protein MSAHNPQRRDVYLAVGMIAPAVLFIVLLVGVPFGLAIYYSLHDVTTGGTVPRWVGLGNFQELLSDRNFITALKNTLVFTFGTLITVLILATVQAELLMRKFRGKWVVRFLLLLPWTAPVALGLIGWLWMYDSVFSPIDWLLRQVGLLGHPGALLGSLPNLYWLGDKHLAMPAVVIVNVWRLLPLATVIVLAGLNSIPSDVIEQARIDRAGYMRRLFDITLPMLSPILLIAILFTFVFTFADMISIFILTRGGPANSTQVLASMAFFTGILGGNLGKGAAVALFLFPALAGVSALLLSLIRRSEVT